A single window of Leeuwenhoekiella sp. MAR_2009_132 DNA harbors:
- a CDS encoding Dps family protein codes for MNYLNLDTAKTKKTVNELNILLADYHLYYQKLRNFHWNIIGENFFDLHIKFEEMYNDTLIKIDEVAERILTLRFQPVSNLSDYIKMSEIKESPSEIKDSEMIEVLLEDHGTLLVQMRKTVETADAGGDEGTIDLLGAYIRELEKTSWMLDTWKMNKTSNHKKS; via the coding sequence ATGAATTATCTCAATCTAGATACAGCTAAAACGAAAAAAACCGTTAATGAGTTAAACATATTACTCGCTGATTATCACCTATATTACCAGAAATTAAGAAATTTTCATTGGAATATTATTGGTGAAAATTTCTTTGATCTGCATATTAAATTTGAAGAAATGTATAACGATACATTAATAAAAATTGATGAAGTTGCTGAGCGCATTCTTACGCTAAGATTTCAACCGGTAAGCAATTTGAGCGATTATATTAAAATGTCTGAAATTAAAGAATCGCCGAGTGAAATTAAGGATAGTGAAATGATTGAAGTTTTACTCGAAGACCACGGCACTTTACTTGTTCAAATGCGCAAAACTGTCGAAACTGCAGATGCCGGCGGTGATGAAGGAACTATAGACTTGTTAGGCGCCTACATTAGAGAATTGGAAAAAACAAGCTGGATGTTAGATACTTGGAAAATGAACAAAACTTCAAACCACAAAAAATCGTAA
- a CDS encoding mechanosensitive ion channel family protein, whose product MYILQEAGDKDWVFAGFDFHKLVDKLQGWGESFILRLPNFVIAVLVFIAFWILAKYVSKFVRRILMRTVKQDSIRVMAGKTSFAVTVLVGFFVALGIMDLDKVLTSVLAGAGVVGLAIGLALQGTLNNTFSGVILSFMPRLQLGDWVESNDYSGFVDEITLRNVTLKQSDNNYVIIPNSNIVDSPFKNWSQTARSRVFINCGVGYESDLEQVKKLTLETLAAEFEQSPGEEIEFFYEEFGDSSINFVARFWFPVTKRRDMLVAQDRAIIAIKKAFDANDINIPFPIRTLDFGKNKFRSETINISNANGSDFSQES is encoded by the coding sequence ATGTATATTTTACAAGAAGCAGGTGACAAGGATTGGGTATTTGCCGGATTTGATTTTCATAAACTAGTAGATAAATTACAGGGATGGGGTGAGAGCTTTATTTTAAGACTTCCTAATTTTGTAATAGCCGTTTTGGTTTTTATCGCCTTTTGGATTCTTGCTAAATATGTTTCAAAATTTGTGCGCAGAATCTTAATGCGCACAGTTAAGCAAGATTCTATACGCGTAATGGCGGGTAAAACTTCTTTTGCGGTTACTGTTCTTGTAGGCTTCTTTGTTGCATTAGGTATAATGGATCTGGATAAAGTTCTTACCTCTGTACTGGCCGGTGCCGGTGTTGTAGGTCTTGCCATAGGTCTAGCCTTACAGGGAACGCTTAACAATACATTTAGTGGTGTTATACTTAGCTTTATGCCCAGACTACAACTGGGTGATTGGGTAGAATCTAACGATTATTCAGGATTCGTAGATGAGATTACCTTACGTAATGTCACACTAAAGCAGTCTGACAATAATTATGTTATTATACCTAACTCTAACATCGTTGATTCTCCTTTTAAAAACTGGAGTCAGACTGCACGATCACGTGTTTTTATAAATTGTGGTGTGGGTTATGAGTCTGATCTAGAGCAAGTAAAAAAATTAACCTTAGAGACGTTAGCAGCAGAATTTGAGCAATCTCCCGGCGAGGAAATAGAATTTTTCTATGAAGAGTTTGGAGACAGTTCTATAAACTTTGTTGCGCGTTTTTGGTTTCCTGTTACTAAGCGTAGAGATATGCTGGTAGCACAGGATAGAGCTATTATTGCCATTAAAAAAGCGTTTGATGCTAATGATATTAATATACCATTCCCAATACGTACATTAGATTTTGGTAAAAATAAATTTAGGTCTGAAACTATAAACATTTCAAACGCTAATGGTTCAGATTTTAGCCAGGAAAGCTAA